From Rhodovastum atsumiense, a single genomic window includes:
- a CDS encoding DUF3313 domain-containing protein, giving the protein MPRCPRSRGAAFAAVVATCLAATGCTSPVPHQNLASASRLYQVDNREKPYLYSNPQIPLGRYTKIIVDPVTIYDGHDAQFHSFIGDVSAEDRQIIADYLRAQFVEVLGRTYQVVQTADPATARLHLTLTGIERSTPVLSTVSHLTPVGLAINGALQVADRNGTNFGSVSYAVELSDSTTNDLLYAYVTRQTPDALDVTATIGYLDAAKTGVRIGAKHFQQDLSKAGFAAAK; this is encoded by the coding sequence ATGCCCCGATGCCCCCGCAGCCGCGGCGCGGCGTTCGCGGCGGTGGTCGCGACATGTCTGGCCGCGACCGGCTGCACGTCGCCCGTGCCACACCAGAACCTCGCCTCGGCATCGCGCCTGTACCAGGTGGACAACCGCGAGAAGCCTTACCTGTACAGCAATCCCCAGATCCCCCTTGGCAGATACACGAAGATCATCGTCGATCCCGTGACCATCTACGATGGCCATGACGCGCAGTTTCATTCCTTCATCGGCGATGTCTCGGCCGAGGACCGGCAGATCATCGCCGATTATCTGCGGGCACAGTTCGTGGAAGTCCTGGGTAGGACGTATCAGGTCGTCCAGACCGCCGATCCGGCGACGGCACGGCTGCATCTGACGCTGACCGGCATCGAACGCAGCACCCCGGTGCTTTCGACCGTGTCCCATCTCACACCGGTGGGCCTCGCCATCAACGGCGCCCTGCAGGTTGCCGACCGGAACGGCACGAATTTCGGGTCGGTGTCGTACGCCGTGGAACTGTCCGACAGCACCACCAATGATCTCCTCTACGCCTACGTCACCAGGCAAACGCCGGATGCGCTCGATGTGACCGCCACCATCGGATACCTGGACGCGGCGAAGACAGGCGTCCGGATCGGGGCGAAGCACTTCCAGCAGGATCTCTCCAAGGCCGGCTTCGCCGCGGCCAAGTGA
- a CDS encoding IS110 family RNA-guided transposase, translating into MFVGIDVAKKHLDVHVLPAATSFRVDRDGAGLDDLRDRLQGLSPALIILEATGGYEKVVLATLAGAGLPVLAVNPRQIRDFARACGRLAKTDQLDAAVIARFAERIRPELRPLPDAATQMLGEIAARRRQIIDMISAESMRLKQATARKLQRGINAHLAWLQQELTDIDTDLDSAIRESDVWSRNEALLDSVPGVGKTTARTLLAELPELGTLDRRHISALAGLAPFNHDSGTHRGKRSIRGGRTVVRSALFMAAWVATRRNPILKSVYERLIAAGKAHMVALVACMRKLLTILNAIIRDQQPWQAA; encoded by the coding sequence ATGTTTGTTGGCATCGACGTTGCCAAGAAGCATCTTGATGTGCATGTGCTACCGGCGGCGACCAGTTTTCGTGTCGATCGGGACGGTGCCGGCCTGGATGATTTACGCGATCGGCTGCAGGGCTTGTCGCCTGCGCTGATCATTCTGGAGGCGACCGGAGGATACGAAAAGGTGGTGCTGGCCACTCTGGCTGGCGCTGGCCTGCCGGTGCTGGCGGTCAATCCCCGCCAGATCCGCGACTTCGCTCGCGCCTGCGGCCGGCTGGCCAAGACCGATCAGCTCGATGCCGCGGTGATCGCCCGCTTCGCCGAACGTATCCGTCCAGAGTTGCGGCCGTTGCCGGATGCCGCAACCCAGATGTTGGGCGAGATCGCCGCGCGGCGCCGCCAGATCATCGACATGATCTCCGCCGAAAGCATGCGCCTCAAGCAGGCCACCGCCCGCAAGCTGCAGCGCGGCATCAACGCCCACCTCGCCTGGTTACAGCAGGAACTCACTGACATCGATACGGATCTTGATAGCGCCATTCGCGAGAGTGACGTGTGGTCACGCAATGAGGCGTTGCTCGACTCGGTGCCAGGCGTTGGCAAGACAACCGCCCGCACCCTGCTGGCCGAACTCCCTGAACTGGGGACGCTCGACCGACGACATATCTCCGCTCTCGCCGGCCTCGCTCCGTTCAACCACGACAGCGGAACCCATCGCGGCAAACGCAGCATTCGCGGCGGACGCACCGTGGTGCGCTCCGCCCTCTTCATGGCTGCCTGGGTCGCCACACGCCGCAACCCCATCCTCAAGTCGGTCTACGAGCGTCTGATCGCCGCGGGCAAAGCACACATGGTCGCCCTCGTCGCCTGCATGCGCAAACTTCTCACAATCCTCAATGCCATCATCCGGGACCAGCAACCGTGGCAAGCCGCTTGA
- a CDS encoding methyl-accepting chemotaxis protein translates to MSAAAVTTADRVSLGVQTVASAVEEFAASIQEITRQAQMSSQAAEAARTRAGQTMTLVRGLVDAAARIDDVVALITSIASRTNLLALNATIEAARAGEAGKGFAVVAGEVKGLASQTARATETISGQVEAIQASIRAVAREIEQVSDAVGTLGTSSGAIAASVEQQNAVTHEISRALADAAQGSAELGETVHGVAGTAERNSEASAILLDAAASLEVRFNELRQEADRFVSRLVAA, encoded by the coding sequence ATGAGTGCGGCCGCGGTCACGACCGCCGACCGGGTCAGCCTCGGCGTCCAGACCGTGGCCAGCGCGGTCGAGGAGTTCGCGGCGTCGATCCAGGAAATCACCCGCCAGGCCCAGATGTCGAGCCAGGCCGCGGAGGCCGCCAGGACCCGGGCCGGCCAGACCATGACCCTGGTCAGGGGCCTGGTCGACGCGGCAGCGAGGATCGACGATGTCGTGGCCCTGATCACCAGCATCGCCTCCCGGACCAATCTTCTGGCGCTCAACGCGACGATCGAGGCCGCGCGTGCCGGCGAGGCCGGCAAGGGCTTCGCCGTGGTCGCAGGCGAGGTCAAGGGCCTGGCGTCCCAGACGGCCCGGGCGACCGAGACGATTTCCGGCCAGGTCGAGGCGATCCAGGCGTCGATCCGGGCGGTGGCCCGGGAAATCGAGCAGGTCAGCGACGCCGTCGGCACGCTCGGCACCTCCAGCGGCGCGATCGCGGCCTCTGTCGAGCAACAGAATGCCGTCACCCATGAAATCAGCCGCGCCCTCGCCGATGCCGCCCAGGGCTCGGCCGAACTGGGCGAGACGGTCCACGGCGTCGCCGGAACGGCGGAACGCAACAGCGAGGCTTCCGCCATCCTGCTCGACGCCGCCGCCAGTCTCGAAGTGCGCTTCAACGAGCTGCGACAAGAAGCCGACCGGTTTGTCAGCCGGCTCGTCGCGGCGTGA
- a CDS encoding response regulator, which produces MDAMPHLLLVDDDEDILSLLTTFFRRHGHEVTTAQDGTAMFRTIAAQQPIDLVILDVMLQGEDGFSLCQRLRAVSRVPVIMLTAMADHTDRVVGLEIGADDYLTKPFDQRELLARVKAVLRRTSMMAAPPAAGTMRPTLCFAGWRLDVARRELRSADDALVLLSGGEFDLLLAFVEHPQRVLTREQLLDLAHGPSHDAFDRSIDVQVSRLRHKLEEDPKNPTIIRTVRQGGYVFTQAVTRR; this is translated from the coding sequence ATGGATGCCATGCCCCATCTTCTGCTGGTCGATGACGACGAGGACATCCTGTCCCTGCTGACCACGTTCTTCCGCCGGCACGGCCACGAAGTCACGACCGCGCAGGACGGGACCGCGATGTTCCGGACCATCGCCGCGCAGCAGCCCATCGACCTGGTGATCCTCGACGTGATGCTGCAGGGCGAGGACGGTTTCAGCCTGTGCCAGCGGCTGCGCGCCGTCTCCCGCGTGCCCGTCATCATGCTCACCGCCATGGCGGACCATACGGATCGTGTCGTCGGACTGGAAATCGGCGCCGACGACTACCTGACCAAACCCTTCGACCAGCGGGAATTGCTCGCGCGGGTCAAGGCGGTGCTGCGCCGCACGAGCATGATGGCCGCGCCCCCCGCCGCCGGCACGATGCGGCCAACGCTGTGCTTCGCGGGCTGGCGGCTCGACGTGGCCCGGCGCGAACTGCGATCCGCCGACGACGCGCTGGTGCTGCTGTCCGGCGGCGAATTCGACCTGCTGCTGGCGTTCGTCGAGCATCCGCAACGGGTGCTGACCCGGGAGCAATTGCTCGACCTGGCCCACGGGCCGTCCCACGATGCCTTCGACCGCAGCATCGACGTGCAGGTCAGCCGGCTTCGCCACAAGCTGGAGGAAGATCCGAAGAACCCGACGATCATCCGCACCGTCCGGCAGGGGGGCTATGTCTTCACCCAGGCCGTAACCCGCAGATGA
- a CDS encoding efflux RND transporter periplasmic adaptor subunit — protein sequence MRNALPSAMKPRRPPQLALPLLLSLTLLGGCKPRDEYQAPPPDVTVAPPLQRDVTEYLEASGQLAAVNTVELVARVQGSLQAIGYRDGEKVRQGDLLFTIEPAPYLAQLEQAKASLASAEAKAAFSERQYRRHADLARTDASSRQQVDQALFERDANRATVTQAQASLAQAEITYGYTHVLAPFAGLVTAHQANVGALVGGGQPTPLATIIQLDPLWVTFTIPEQDALRLRAARMAQDVAVEIGLQDEAGYPHRGSIDYVAPQIDAATGTLTLRGQFDNPDHALLPGAFVRIRVTIGLRKAALLVPDAAIHLDRGGWTVLTVTDDDVVQARTISPGVREGAMRVVASGLGADDRIIVEGLQYARAGQRVRPRETPPGADAHGDDNR from the coding sequence ATGCGCAACGCCCTCCCCTCCGCCATGAAGCCGCGGAGGCCGCCCCAGCTTGCCCTGCCCCTGCTGCTGTCGCTGACGCTGCTCGGCGGCTGCAAGCCACGCGACGAATACCAGGCGCCGCCGCCCGACGTGACGGTGGCACCGCCCCTGCAGCGCGACGTGACGGAATATCTCGAAGCCAGCGGCCAGCTCGCCGCGGTGAACACGGTGGAACTGGTGGCGCGGGTCCAGGGCTCGCTGCAGGCCATCGGTTATCGCGATGGCGAGAAGGTGCGCCAGGGCGACCTGCTGTTCACCATCGAGCCGGCCCCCTATCTGGCACAGCTGGAACAGGCGAAAGCGAGCCTCGCCTCGGCGGAGGCAAAGGCGGCGTTCAGCGAGCGCCAGTACCGCCGCCATGCGGACCTCGCCAGGACCGATGCCTCTTCGCGCCAGCAGGTGGACCAGGCGCTCTTCGAGCGCGACGCCAACCGCGCCACGGTGACGCAGGCGCAGGCATCCCTCGCCCAGGCGGAGATCACCTATGGCTATACCCATGTGCTGGCGCCGTTTGCGGGTCTGGTGACGGCGCATCAGGCGAATGTCGGGGCACTGGTGGGCGGGGGCCAGCCGACGCCATTGGCAACGATCATCCAGCTCGACCCGCTCTGGGTCACCTTCACCATCCCCGAGCAGGACGCGCTGCGGCTTCGGGCCGCGCGCATGGCGCAGGACGTCGCGGTCGAGATCGGATTGCAGGACGAGGCCGGCTATCCGCATCGGGGCAGCATCGACTACGTCGCCCCGCAGATCGATGCCGCCACCGGCACGCTGACGCTGCGTGGGCAGTTCGACAACCCCGATCATGCCCTGTTGCCCGGCGCCTTCGTCCGCATCCGCGTGACGATCGGCCTGCGCAAGGCGGCGCTGCTGGTGCCCGACGCGGCAATCCACCTGGATCGGGGCGGCTGGACCGTGCTGACCGTCACCGACGATGACGTCGTGCAGGCCCGCACCATCTCCCCTGGCGTCCGCGAGGGCGCGATGCGGGTCGTCGCATCCGGGCTCGGGGCGGATGACCGCATCATCGTGGAAGGGTTGCAATATGCCAGGGCCGGCCAGAGGGTGCGGCCGCGCGAAACGCCCCCCGGTGCCGATGCGCATGGGGACGACAACCGGTGA
- a CDS encoding IS630 family transposase (programmed frameshift), whose amino-acid sequence MGRAVTITRREFDAADLRREASRTRDGRVSCRLLALAMVLEGASRAEAAAAGGMDRQTLRDWVHRYNAEGIAGLADQPREGRPPVLTAEQMQELKALVVAGPDPERDGVVRWRCVDLRQQIATRYDVDIHERTVSKLLHRLDLVPLKPRPCHPKKDADAQEAFQKNFADLVTAALPPGATDKPIEIWFQDEARVGQQGTLTYVWAPRGSRPGAVRDNRHDSAYLFGAICPERAVGAAIIMPAVNSEAMAEHLIEISRQVAPGAHAVLVCDGAGWHQPSQRLPVPDNISLLRLPAYAPELNPMENVWEYLRANKLSLRVWNSYNAILVACLDAWNFLMATPDTIKSITQRAWASVKI is encoded by the exons ATGGGCCGGGCGGTGACGATCACGCGGCGGGAGTTTGATGCGGCTGACCTGCGGCGCGAGGCATCGCGCACGCGGGATGGGCGTGTGTCGTGTCGCTTGCTGGCCCTTGCGATGGTTCTGGAAGGCGCTTCGCGGGCCGAGGCGGCGGCGGCCGGCGGGATGGACCGGCAGACGCTGCGGGATTGGGTACACCGCTATAATGCGGAGGGGATTGCCGGACTGGCAGACCAACCGCGCGAAGGCCGGCCACCTGTGCTGACGGCCGAACAGATGCAGGAGCTGAAAGCGTTGGTGGTGGCGGGTCCAGACCCGGAGCGCGACGGCGTAGTTCGTTGGCGCTGCGTTGACCTCCGCCAGCAGATCGCCACGCGCTACGACGTGGACATCCATGAGCGTACGGTCAGCAAGTTGTTGCATCGGCTGGATCTGGTGCCCCTGAAGCCACGGCCTTGCCATCCCAAGAAGGATGCTGATGCCCAGGAGGCTT TTCAAAAAAACTTTGCCGACCTGGTAACCGCGGCGCTGCCACCGGGTGCTACCGACAAGCCGATCGAGATCTGGTTTCAGGATGAAGCCAGGGTCGGACAGCAAGGTACGCTGACCTACGTTTGGGCGCCGCGTGGTTCGCGTCCGGGGGCGGTACGCGATAATCGTCATGATTCTGCCTACCTGTTCGGTGCCATCTGCCCCGAACGGGCTGTTGGTGCCGCGATCATCATGCCGGCGGTCAACAGCGAAGCCATGGCCGAGCATCTGATCGAGATCAGCCGGCAGGTGGCACCCGGCGCGCACGCTGTGTTGGTCTGTGACGGGGCCGGATGGCACCAGCCCAGCCAACGCCTGCCTGTGCCCGACAACATCAGCCTGCTGCGCCTGCCAGCCTACGCGCCGGAATTGAACCCGATGGAGAACGTCTGGGAATATCTGCGGGCCAACAAGCTCAGTCTGCGCGTATGGAACAGCTACAACGCCATCCTGGTCGCTTGCCTGGATGCCTGGAACTTTCTGATGGCTACCCCAGACACCATCAAGTCCATCACTCAGCGTGCCTGGGCATCGGTCAAAATTTAG
- a CDS encoding ATP-binding protein, which yields MKPRLWPRDTIALRFAVTIVLAIGVTLGCMGLFFIFGGEWAQPDPESLGIPKTVTTVARLTNAAPPELRPSLAAAASTDGLLQVEWYDAASPTGAALRDSAAHAIPSPRRLPPLDQAGPVMKLFLPEDPVATIPGLDKTRARYPQSYFLAIRLRDGSWVVFSAPTRIWGVSRQARWMIFGGICLLSIGVVSTLAARRLARPVRQLAEAVRTFGLNPQSPAIVESGPQEIRQVIETFNTMRAQIHSFVTHRTTMLAAISHDLRTPLTRMRLRGEFIEDPDQQARLFHDVDEMQAMIDGALAFFRDNAADEAPTTFDLPGVLQTIINDYADQGIELGYSGPPRGICRGRPFALKRAITNLVENAIKYATPPDIALSREDEALVIAVRDRGPGLPPDALTRVFDPYFRLDRSRNRATGGVGLGLTAAQAIIHEHGGKITLANRPGGGLEARIVLPKTGRPADPGRPG from the coding sequence ATGAAGCCGAGGCTCTGGCCCCGGGACACGATCGCCCTGCGCTTCGCCGTGACCATCGTGCTCGCGATCGGCGTGACGCTCGGCTGCATGGGGCTGTTCTTCATCTTCGGCGGCGAATGGGCGCAACCCGATCCCGAAAGCCTGGGCATCCCCAAAACGGTCACCACCGTCGCACGCCTGACCAACGCCGCCCCGCCGGAGTTGCGCCCCAGCCTGGCCGCCGCGGCGTCCACCGATGGCCTTCTGCAGGTTGAATGGTATGACGCCGCCAGCCCCACCGGAGCAGCGCTGCGGGACAGCGCCGCCCATGCCATTCCGTCCCCCCGGAGGCTTCCCCCCCTGGACCAGGCCGGTCCGGTGATGAAGTTGTTCCTGCCGGAAGATCCGGTCGCGACCATTCCCGGGCTCGACAAGACACGGGCGCGCTATCCGCAGTCCTATTTCCTGGCGATCAGGCTCCGCGACGGAAGCTGGGTGGTCTTCAGCGCCCCGACCCGGATCTGGGGCGTCAGCCGGCAGGCGCGATGGATGATCTTCGGCGGCATCTGCCTGCTGTCCATCGGTGTCGTTTCCACCCTGGCCGCGCGCCGGCTCGCCAGGCCGGTGCGGCAACTCGCCGAAGCCGTGCGCACCTTCGGCCTCAATCCCCAGTCCCCCGCGATCGTGGAATCCGGACCGCAGGAAATCCGGCAGGTCATCGAAACCTTCAACACCATGCGGGCACAGATCCACAGCTTCGTCACCCATCGCACCACCATGCTGGCGGCGATCTCGCATGACCTCCGCACCCCGCTGACCCGCATGCGGCTGCGGGGCGAGTTCATCGAGGACCCGGACCAACAGGCGCGGCTGTTCCACGACGTCGACGAGATGCAGGCGATGATCGACGGCGCCCTGGCCTTCTTCCGCGACAATGCCGCCGACGAGGCGCCCACGACCTTCGACCTGCCCGGCGTGCTGCAGACCATCATCAACGACTATGCCGACCAGGGCATCGAACTCGGATACAGCGGCCCGCCGCGCGGCATCTGCCGGGGGCGCCCCTTCGCGTTGAAGCGCGCCATCACCAATCTGGTCGAGAACGCCATCAAATACGCCACCCCCCCGGACATCGCGTTGTCGCGCGAGGACGAAGCCCTGGTCATCGCCGTGCGCGACCGTGGTCCCGGACTGCCGCCGGACGCCCTGACGCGCGTGTTCGACCCCTATTTCCGTCTCGACCGGTCGCGCAACCGGGCAACGGGCGGCGTCGGCCTCGGCCTGACCGCGGCGCAGGCCATCATCCACGAACATGGCGGAAAGATCACGCTCGCCAACCGGCCGGGTGGCGGGCTGGAAGCGCGCATCGTGCTGCCGAAGACCGGCAGGCCGGCCGATCCCGGGCGGCCGGGCTGA
- a CDS encoding glycine zipper family protein, with protein sequence MSATASGGRAWIARLLPAIVTAGVAGCAAPAPLGPTVLAVPAKGENFTVFQQHDVTCRQYAAGQVGGQSPGQAAARSGVAGAAVGTGVGAAAGALIGSATGHAGAGAAIGAGGGLLAGTALGAGAGRNVAASTQSRYNNAYTQCMIANGEQIAPPAPPPPRVAYVAPPPVVYAVPPAVVYAAPPAGVAYVPVVPLPARP encoded by the coding sequence ATGAGTGCAACGGCCTCCGGTGGCCGCGCCTGGATCGCGAGACTGCTCCCCGCCATCGTGACGGCGGGAGTGGCAGGATGTGCCGCCCCTGCGCCGCTGGGTCCGACCGTTCTGGCGGTTCCGGCCAAGGGCGAGAATTTCACCGTGTTTCAGCAGCACGATGTGACCTGCCGGCAGTACGCCGCCGGGCAGGTCGGCGGGCAATCGCCGGGGCAGGCCGCCGCAAGGAGCGGCGTGGCCGGTGCGGCGGTCGGAACCGGTGTCGGCGCGGCCGCCGGTGCGTTGATCGGCTCGGCGACGGGACATGCCGGCGCCGGCGCGGCGATCGGGGCGGGCGGCGGATTGCTGGCCGGCACGGCGCTGGGGGCCGGCGCCGGACGCAACGTGGCGGCCTCGACGCAGTCCCGGTACAACAATGCCTACACGCAATGCATGATCGCGAATGGGGAACAGATCGCCCCGCCGGCGCCGCCGCCACCGCGCGTGGCCTATGTGGCGCCGCCGCCCGTGGTCTATGCCGTGCCTCCCGCCGTGGTCTACGCGGCGCCTCCGGCCGGCGTTGCCTATGTGCCGGTCGTGCCGCTTCCCGCAAGGCCCTGA
- a CDS encoding MFS transporter produces the protein MANIQPSHTLHASSVREPSNALVLLLASGAGFSVAALYYAQPLLGVLGTEMSGGAGLVGLAPMLAQTGYALGILLLAPLGDRYDRRRIILTKASLLVLALLLCGLAPTVPWLLAGSLLAGLTATAAQDIVPAVAVLAPPHRRGRLVGMVMTGLLLGILLSRVASGLIAEQYGWRAVFFLAAAAEAGIVLASWIWLPRFKATTSLPYGNLLRSMLHLWRAQAPLRRATFAQATLSIGFSAFWSTLAIMLHQQHHAGSALAGAFGLAGAAGTLAAPLAGRLADRHGAEIVTRLGAALCALSFAVLLGAQFIPLSLGAQLALLAVGAVGFDFGIQATLVAHQTIVYGLQPEARSRLNALMFTGIFIGMALGTGLGSLAQSFAGWGGVMALASLASLVALAIRMARGHGRPVAV, from the coding sequence ATGGCGAATATCCAACCTTCCCATACGCTGCATGCATCTTCGGTCAGGGAGCCCTCCAACGCCCTGGTCCTGCTGCTGGCCAGCGGCGCCGGCTTCAGCGTGGCGGCGCTGTATTACGCGCAGCCCTTGCTCGGCGTGCTCGGCACGGAGATGAGTGGCGGGGCCGGGCTGGTCGGCCTCGCCCCCATGCTGGCGCAGACCGGCTACGCCCTGGGCATCCTGCTGCTCGCCCCGCTGGGGGACCGCTATGACCGCCGCCGCATCATCCTGACCAAGGCCAGCCTGCTGGTCCTCGCCCTGCTGCTGTGCGGCCTGGCACCGACCGTCCCCTGGCTGCTGGCCGGCAGCCTGCTGGCCGGCCTGACCGCGACCGCGGCACAGGACATCGTGCCCGCCGTCGCCGTGCTCGCCCCGCCGCATCGCCGCGGCCGCCTCGTCGGCATGGTGATGACCGGGCTGCTGCTCGGCATCCTGCTCTCGCGCGTGGCCAGCGGCCTGATCGCGGAACAATACGGCTGGCGCGCGGTGTTCTTCCTGGCGGCAGCGGCGGAAGCCGGCATCGTGCTGGCGAGCTGGATCTGGCTGCCACGCTTCAAGGCCACCACCTCGCTGCCCTATGGCAACCTGCTGAGGTCCATGCTGCATCTCTGGCGGGCCCAGGCACCGCTGCGCCGCGCCACCTTCGCCCAGGCCACGCTGTCCATCGGCTTCAGCGCCTTCTGGTCCACCCTGGCGATCATGCTGCACCAGCAGCACCACGCCGGCAGCGCCCTCGCCGGTGCCTTCGGGCTGGCCGGCGCCGCCGGCACCCTCGCCGCCCCGCTGGCCGGCCGCCTGGCCGACCGCCATGGCGCCGAGATCGTGACCCGGCTCGGCGCCGCGCTCTGCGCCCTCTCCTTCGCGGTGCTGCTGGGAGCACAATTCATTCCCCTGTCCCTCGGGGCACAACTGGCGCTGCTCGCGGTGGGGGCGGTCGGCTTCGATTTCGGCATCCAGGCCACGCTGGTGGCGCACCAGACCATCGTCTACGGGCTGCAACCGGAAGCACGCAGCCGGCTGAACGCACTGATGTTCACCGGTATCTTCATCGGCATGGCGCTCGGCACCGGCCTTGGCAGCCTCGCCCAGTCCTTCGCCGGCTGGGGCGGCGTCATGGCGCTGGCCAGCCTCGCCTCCCTCGTTGCCCTGGCGATCCGCATGGCGCGAGGGCACGGCCGACCGGTAGCGGTATAG
- a CDS encoding LysR family transcriptional regulator translates to MIDQTGGADRIDLLRTFLRIVEAGTLSAAAQHLGTSQPTVSRRLQLLERMLGVRLLQRSTHGLALTEDGERCLAHTRELLDSWGAMEAELRGAQDRPRGLLRVQAPHAFGQEQLVAPLAEYLRAHPEVSVEWKLHDRSPDFIADGIDCAIRVGWIEDPSVVAIRLAEVPRIVVAAPGLRGDRPPPAEAAELAGLPWLALTTYYRDEVVLSHAGRGEEQRFPIRPRLGTDSLHALRAAALAGLGAAIVSAWIVADDLREGRLEQLVPDWTAAPLPVFLICPAGRFRPAKLRHFIELMRGCMSNVVGMAPARG, encoded by the coding sequence ATGATCGACCAGACTGGCGGCGCCGACCGGATCGACCTGCTGCGCACCTTCCTGCGCATCGTCGAGGCTGGCACGCTCTCGGCCGCGGCGCAGCACCTGGGCACCAGCCAGCCCACGGTGAGCCGGCGGCTGCAGCTACTGGAACGGATGCTGGGCGTGCGGCTGCTGCAGCGCTCCACCCATGGCCTGGCGCTGACCGAGGATGGCGAGCGCTGCCTGGCGCATACCCGCGAGTTGCTGGATAGCTGGGGGGCGATGGAGGCCGAGCTGCGCGGCGCGCAGGACCGGCCGCGCGGGCTGCTGCGGGTGCAGGCGCCGCACGCCTTCGGCCAGGAGCAACTGGTCGCGCCGCTGGCCGAGTACCTGCGCGCGCATCCGGAGGTGTCGGTCGAATGGAAGCTGCACGACCGCTCGCCTGACTTCATCGCCGACGGCATCGACTGCGCCATCCGGGTGGGCTGGATCGAGGATCCCTCGGTGGTGGCGATCCGGCTGGCGGAGGTGCCGCGCATCGTCGTGGCGGCGCCGGGGCTGCGGGGCGACCGTCCGCCGCCGGCCGAGGCCGCCGAACTGGCGGGGCTGCCCTGGCTGGCGCTGACCACCTACTACCGGGACGAAGTGGTTCTCTCCCATGCCGGGCGGGGCGAGGAGCAGCGCTTCCCCATTCGTCCCCGCCTCGGCACCGACAGCCTGCACGCGCTGCGTGCCGCCGCGCTGGCCGGGCTGGGGGCGGCGATCGTTTCCGCCTGGATCGTCGCCGATGACCTGCGCGAGGGGCGGCTGGAACAACTGGTCCCCGACTGGACGGCAGCACCGCTGCCGGTCTTCCTGATCTGCCCGGCGGGCCGTTTCAGGCCGGCCAAGCTGCGGCATTTCATCGAGCTGATGCGCGGCTGCATGTCCAACGTGGTCGGGATGGCGCCGGCGCGGGGATAA
- a CDS encoding substrate-binding periplasmic protein — MFRAMTGLLLGLAIATASPARAGERILIDEANPPFMYADAGKPAGIYNALISEAFRRIGLAADMSAAPWKRAIAGLDAAENGVGGIYSNAERQRKYDFSDKLFDEVIVVYVPKARAFGFSGVDSLKGKTVGVIRGWSYGDDFDAAVKAGTIRTEETASDASNFAKLALGRIDAVLAIREAGKVAMAAQGVGEKVTALDPPLSSNPSFLAFSRQAGKGELLGRFNTALGAMRRDGSFERITAAALAK, encoded by the coding sequence ATGTTCAGAGCAATGACGGGCCTGCTGCTCGGCCTGGCGATCGCGACGGCGTCACCGGCGCGGGCCGGAGAGCGGATCCTGATCGACGAGGCCAATCCGCCATTCATGTACGCAGATGCCGGCAAGCCGGCCGGCATCTACAATGCCCTGATCTCAGAGGCATTCAGGCGCATCGGCCTCGCGGCCGACATGTCCGCCGCCCCCTGGAAACGCGCGATTGCCGGGCTCGATGCCGCGGAGAACGGCGTCGGCGGCATCTACAGCAATGCCGAGCGGCAGCGGAAATACGACTTCTCCGACAAGCTGTTCGACGAGGTGATCGTCGTCTACGTCCCGAAGGCCCGGGCCTTCGGCTTCAGCGGCGTCGACAGCCTCAAGGGCAAGACGGTCGGCGTCATCCGGGGCTGGAGCTACGGCGACGATTTCGACGCAGCCGTCAAGGCCGGCACGATCCGGACCGAGGAAACCGCCAGCGACGCTTCCAACTTCGCCAAGCTCGCGCTGGGTCGCATCGACGCCGTGCTGGCGATCCGGGAGGCAGGGAAGGTGGCCATGGCCGCCCAGGGCGTCGGCGAGAAAGTGACCGCGCTCGACCCGCCGCTGTCGAGCAATCCGTCCTTCCTGGCCTTCAGCAGGCAGGCCGGCAAGGGCGAGCTTCTGGGGCGGTTCAACACGGCCCTGGGCGCGATGCGGCGGGATGGCAGCTTCGAGCGGATTACCGCAGCCGCCCTGGCGAAGTAA